From a single Pyxicephalus adspersus chromosome 11, UCB_Pads_2.0, whole genome shotgun sequence genomic region:
- the SPIB gene encoding transcription factor Spi-B isoform X2 — MLSFDSLRFDNLPFNCPYTDILLQEPETFPKHLNNFSQSTEAEEHIDFGNWMEPQVNENDQLTPLWNVQVPYPQDAYSHYSQNLDGTAPCPTPCPMPEDLYSNEIMNPYPQSYQLMCNVSSPSLSEEEDFGDIPNLEVSDSDTDDSQVCYEQGVRKKVRLYKFLLELLQNGDMRDCIWWLDRERGTFQFSSKHKELLAHRWGQQKGNRKKMTYQKMARALRNYGKTGEIRKVKKKLTYQFDSVLLGDRKTEATMHSHS, encoded by the exons atTTGACAATCTTCCATTTAATTGCccg TATACAGATATATTGCTTCAGGAACCAGAAACGTTTCCAAAACATCTGAATAATTTCTCACAGTCTACAGAGGCTGAGGAACACATAG ACTTTGGAAACTGGATGGAGCCACAAGTTAATGAGAATGATCAGCTTACACCTCTTTGGAATGTCCAAGTGCCTTATCCCCAGGATGCCTATTCTCACTACAGTCAGAATCTAGATGGCACAGCTCCCTGCCCAACACCATGCCCAATGCCTGAGGATTTGTACAGTAATGAG ATAATGAATCCCTACCCACAATCCTATCAGTTAATGTGCAATGTTAGCAGCCCTTCGCTGTCTGAGGAAGAAGACTTTGGTGATATACCAAATTTAGAAGTGTCTGATAGCGACACTGATGATTCTCAAGTTTGCTATGAACAAG GTGTTCGTAAAAAGGTTCGGCTGTACAAATTTCTTCTAGAACTCTTGCAGAATGGAGACATGCGTGATTGCATCTGGTGGCTAGACCGTGAGAGGGGGACCTTCCAGTTCTCATCTAAGCACAAAGAACTGCTTGCTCATCGATGGGGACAACAAAAAGGAAACCGCAAAAAAATGACTTACCAGAAGATGGCTCGCGCTCTGAGAAACTATGGCAAGACTGGAGAAATCAGGAAAGTCAAAAAGAAGCTGACGTATCAGTTTGACAGTGTGTTGCTTGGTGATAGGAAGACGGAAGCCACCATGCACTCACACTCCTAA
- the SPIB gene encoding transcription factor Spi-B isoform X1 yields the protein MLSFDSLRFDNLPFNCPQYTDILLQEPETFPKHLNNFSQSTEAEEHIDFGNWMEPQVNENDQLTPLWNVQVPYPQDAYSHYSQNLDGTAPCPTPCPMPEDLYSNEIMNPYPQSYQLMCNVSSPSLSEEEDFGDIPNLEVSDSDTDDSQVCYEQGVRKKVRLYKFLLELLQNGDMRDCIWWLDRERGTFQFSSKHKELLAHRWGQQKGNRKKMTYQKMARALRNYGKTGEIRKVKKKLTYQFDSVLLGDRKTEATMHSHS from the exons atTTGACAATCTTCCATTTAATTGCccg CAGTATACAGATATATTGCTTCAGGAACCAGAAACGTTTCCAAAACATCTGAATAATTTCTCACAGTCTACAGAGGCTGAGGAACACATAG ACTTTGGAAACTGGATGGAGCCACAAGTTAATGAGAATGATCAGCTTACACCTCTTTGGAATGTCCAAGTGCCTTATCCCCAGGATGCCTATTCTCACTACAGTCAGAATCTAGATGGCACAGCTCCCTGCCCAACACCATGCCCAATGCCTGAGGATTTGTACAGTAATGAG ATAATGAATCCCTACCCACAATCCTATCAGTTAATGTGCAATGTTAGCAGCCCTTCGCTGTCTGAGGAAGAAGACTTTGGTGATATACCAAATTTAGAAGTGTCTGATAGCGACACTGATGATTCTCAAGTTTGCTATGAACAAG GTGTTCGTAAAAAGGTTCGGCTGTACAAATTTCTTCTAGAACTCTTGCAGAATGGAGACATGCGTGATTGCATCTGGTGGCTAGACCGTGAGAGGGGGACCTTCCAGTTCTCATCTAAGCACAAAGAACTGCTTGCTCATCGATGGGGACAACAAAAAGGAAACCGCAAAAAAATGACTTACCAGAAGATGGCTCGCGCTCTGAGAAACTATGGCAAGACTGGAGAAATCAGGAAAGTCAAAAAGAAGCTGACGTATCAGTTTGACAGTGTGTTGCTTGGTGATAGGAAGACGGAAGCCACCATGCACTCACACTCCTAA